A region of Peromyscus maniculatus bairdii isolate BWxNUB_F1_BW_parent chromosome 7, HU_Pman_BW_mat_3.1, whole genome shotgun sequence DNA encodes the following proteins:
- the LOC102916367 gene encoding olfactory receptor 10D3: MKNCSVVTEFILLGIPHTEGLETLLFVLFLPFYVCTLVGNVSILVAVISSTRLHTPMYFFLGNLSVFDMGFSSVTCPKMLLYLMGLSRLISYQDCVSQLFFFHFLGSIECFLYTVMAYDRFAAICHPLRYSVIMNSRICVALAVGTWLLGCLHSSILTSLTFTLPYCGPNKVDHFFCDIPAVLPLASADTSLAKRVSFTNVGLVSLVCFLLILVSYIRIAISILSTHSTEGRQCAFSTCSAHLIAILCAYGPIITVYLQPTPNPMLGTVVQILMNLVGPMLNPLIYTLRNKEVKIALKKIVHWKGPESEG, translated from the coding sequence ATGAAGAACTGCTCTGTGGTGACTGAGTTTATCCTCCTGGGAATCCCCCACACAGAGGGCCTAGAGACTTTGCTTTTTGTGTTATTCCTGCCCTTCTATGTCTGCACCCTGGTGGGAAATGTCTCCATCCTTGTGGCCGTTATTTCCTCCACCCGCCTTCACACACCCATGTATTTTTTCCTGGGGAACTTGTCTGTGTTTGACATGGGTTTCTCCTCTGTGACCTGTCCAAAAATGCTACTCTACCTTATGGGACTTAGCAGACTCATCTCCTACCAAGACTGTGTCTCCcagctctttttctttcattttcttgggaGTATTGAGTGCTTTCTCTATACTGTGATGGCGTATGACCGCTTTGCTGCCATCTGCCACCCTCTCCGCTACTCCGTCATCATGAACTCTAGGATCTGCGTGGCTCTAGCTGTGGGTACATGGCTGTTAGGATGCCTCCATTCCAGTATCTTGACTTCTCTCACCTTCACTTTACCTTACTGCGGCCCCAACAAAGTAGATCACTTCTTCTGTGATATACCAGCAGTCTTGCCACTGGCTTCTGCTGACACATCGTTAGCAAAGAGAGTGAGCTTCACTAATGTTGGTCTAGTCTCCCTTGTCTGCTTTCTCCTGATTCTTGTGTCCTATATTAGAATCGCGATCTCAATTTTGAGTACTCATTCAACGGAGGGACGTCAGTGTGCCTTCTCCACCTGCAGTGCCCATCTTATTGCTATCCTTTGTGCCTATGGACCCATCATCACTGTCTACTTGCAGCCAACACCCAACCCCATGCTGGGAACTGTGGTACAAATTCTGATGAACTTGGTAGGACCTATGCTGAATCCTTTGATCTACACCTTGAGGAATAAGGAAGTAAAGATAGCTCTGAAAAAAATAGTGCATTGGAAGGGACCTGAATCTGAGGGCTAG